The proteins below are encoded in one region of Aquisphaera giovannonii:
- a CDS encoding Ni/Fe hydrogenase subunit alpha translates to MAKQILVDPVTRIEGHAKITIQLDDSGEVRDARFHVAEFRGFEKFCEGRPLWEMPGITARVCGICPISHLLASSKAGDAILAVSIPPAATKLRRLMNLGQIVQSHALSFFHMSAPDLLLGMEGDPASRNLFGLIAAEPEFARRGIRLRQFGQEVIETLGGRKIHPAWSVPGGVRGGLAAEGRDRILGRLPEAFDTAQVALRRFKEIFDRFHEEAACFGDFPTLFMGMVSPEGHWEHYDGTLRIAGSDGEILADHLDPSRYAEFLREAVEPDSYLKSPYYQPLGYPGGIYRVGPLARLNVCNRMGVPRAEQELKEFRYRFHGTGTSSFLYHYARLIEILAALELIETLLDDPDLGSDQLRASAGINRLDGVGASEAPRGTLFHDYSVDRHGLITRVNLIIATGQNNLAMNRTVAQIARHYIRDGKASEGILNRIEAGIRAYDPCLSCSTHAAGRMPLVVRILDGDGTLRQEIRRE, encoded by the coding sequence ATGGCGAAGCAAATCCTCGTCGATCCGGTGACCCGAATCGAGGGCCACGCCAAGATCACGATCCAGCTCGACGACTCCGGCGAGGTCCGGGACGCCCGCTTCCACGTGGCCGAATTCCGCGGCTTCGAGAAGTTCTGCGAGGGACGCCCGCTCTGGGAGATGCCCGGGATCACCGCGAGGGTCTGCGGGATCTGCCCGATCAGCCACCTGCTCGCCTCGTCCAAGGCCGGCGACGCCATCCTCGCCGTCAGCATCCCGCCGGCCGCCACCAAGCTGCGTCGGCTGATGAACCTGGGCCAGATCGTCCAGTCGCACGCCCTCTCCTTCTTCCACATGAGTGCGCCGGACCTGCTGCTGGGGATGGAGGGCGATCCGGCCTCGCGCAACCTCTTCGGGCTGATCGCCGCCGAGCCCGAGTTCGCACGCCGGGGGATCCGCCTGCGGCAGTTCGGCCAGGAGGTGATCGAGACCCTGGGCGGCCGCAAGATCCACCCCGCCTGGTCGGTCCCGGGCGGGGTGCGCGGGGGCCTGGCCGCCGAGGGCCGCGACCGGATCCTCGGGAGGCTGCCGGAAGCCTTCGACACCGCCCAGGTGGCGCTGAGGCGTTTCAAGGAGATCTTCGACCGGTTCCATGAGGAGGCGGCCTGCTTCGGCGACTTCCCGACGCTCTTCATGGGCATGGTCTCGCCCGAGGGCCACTGGGAGCATTACGACGGGACGCTGCGGATCGCGGGCTCCGACGGTGAGATCCTCGCCGACCACCTGGACCCATCGCGGTACGCGGAATTTCTCCGCGAGGCCGTCGAGCCGGACTCGTACCTCAAGTCGCCCTATTACCAGCCGCTCGGATACCCAGGGGGCATCTACCGCGTCGGCCCGCTGGCGCGCCTCAACGTCTGCAACCGCATGGGCGTGCCGCGGGCCGAGCAGGAGCTGAAGGAGTTCCGGTACCGTTTCCACGGCACGGGGACCTCGTCGTTCCTCTACCATTACGCGCGATTGATCGAAATCCTGGCCGCCCTCGAGCTGATCGAGACGCTGCTCGACGACCCGGACCTCGGATCCGACCAGTTGCGCGCCAGCGCCGGGATCAATCGGCTCGATGGCGTCGGGGCCAGCGAGGCCCCTCGCGGCACGCTCTTCCACGATTACAGCGTCGACCGGCACGGCCTGATCACCCGCGTGAACCTCATCATCGCGACCGGCCAGAACAACCTGGCCATGAATCGGACGGTCGCCCAGATCGCCCGGCATTACATCCGGGACGGCAAGGCCTCCGAAGGGATCCTCAACCGGATCGAGGCCGGCATCCGGGCCTACGATCCTTGCCTGAGCTGTTCGACGCACGCCGCGGGCCGCATGCCGCTGGTCGTGCGGATCCTCGACGGGGACGGGACGCTGCGGCAGGAGATCCGGCGCGAATGA
- a CDS encoding hydrogenase maturation protease, which translates to MNEDGPGRLPLLVIGFGNPLRRDDAAGLVVADRLGAVPRPGWRVLSVPQLVPELAASLAEARTVVFVDAGLPGVADRVRVEAVAPGAAGESLDHAASPRGLLGLCRLAYGRSPDGWLVTVPAEDLGFGEELSGRTIAGIREAVGRIEDLAAGPASGELPRAERCPTPRVQTRLDRSTTAEGTR; encoded by the coding sequence ATGAATGAGGACGGCCCGGGACGACTCCCACTCCTGGTCATCGGCTTCGGCAACCCCCTCCGCCGGGATGATGCCGCGGGACTCGTCGTGGCGGATCGCCTCGGCGCCGTTCCGCGGCCGGGATGGCGCGTCCTGTCGGTCCCCCAGCTCGTGCCGGAGCTCGCCGCGTCGTTGGCCGAGGCCCGGACCGTCGTCTTCGTCGATGCCGGCCTGCCGGGCGTCGCCGACCGGGTCCGCGTCGAGGCCGTCGCGCCGGGCGCGGCGGGCGAGAGCCTGGACCACGCCGCGTCGCCTCGAGGACTGCTCGGGCTCTGCCGCCTTGCCTATGGCCGATCGCCGGACGGCTGGCTCGTGACCGTGCCGGCGGAGGACCTCGGCTTCGGCGAGGAGCTTTCCGGGCGTACGATCGCGGGAATCCGCGAGGCGGTCGGTCGCATCGAAGACCTCGCCGCGGGGCCCGCGTCCGGCGAACTCCCTCGCGCAGAGCGGTGTCCGACCCCGCGGGTACAAACTCGGCTCGATCGATCCACGACCGCGGAGGGGACGCGATGA
- a CDS encoding PhzF family phenazine biosynthesis protein gives MTQMFIQVDAFTDAPFSGNPAAVCPLDGPADEVWMQRVAAEMNLSETAFVYPEPAGPSFRLRWFTPLTEVDLCGHATLATAHALWEEGIVDRSAPVFFETRSGRLRAAREGDWIALDFPSEPIRETISDAAELAAIGEAIGVAVATAGRNRLHLLVELADEEAVVRLSPDMRKLGSIPVRGLIVTAKSSDPSSDFVSRFFAPRVGIDEDPVTGSAHCGLGPFWASRLGRTDLVGRQVSRRGGVVRVRVGESRVELLGRAVTVMRGDILA, from the coding sequence ATGACGCAGATGTTCATCCAGGTTGATGCCTTCACGGACGCCCCGTTCTCCGGCAACCCCGCCGCCGTCTGCCCTCTGGACGGCCCCGCGGACGAGGTGTGGATGCAGCGGGTCGCCGCCGAGATGAACCTCTCGGAGACGGCCTTCGTCTATCCCGAGCCGGCCGGCCCATCCTTCCGGCTCCGCTGGTTCACCCCCTTGACCGAGGTGGACCTGTGCGGCCACGCGACGCTCGCCACGGCCCACGCGCTCTGGGAGGAGGGAATCGTCGACCGCTCCGCCCCCGTCTTCTTCGAGACCCGGAGCGGTCGTCTCCGGGCGGCCCGAGAGGGGGACTGGATCGCCCTGGATTTCCCCTCCGAGCCGATCCGCGAGACGATCTCCGACGCCGCGGAGCTCGCGGCCATCGGCGAGGCGATCGGGGTCGCCGTCGCGACGGCCGGGCGGAACCGCCTCCACCTGCTCGTCGAGCTGGCCGACGAGGAGGCCGTCGTCCGCCTGTCGCCGGACATGAGAAAGCTCGGCTCGATCCCGGTCCGGGGCCTGATCGTCACGGCGAAGTCGAGCGACCCTTCCTCCGACTTCGTTTCCCGGTTCTTCGCCCCGCGGGTGGGCATCGACGAGGATCCGGTGACCGGATCGGCGCACTGCGGACTGGGGCCGTTCTGGGCGTCCAGGCTCGGCCGCACGGACCTCGTCGGCCGGCAGGTCTCGCGACGGGGCGGCGTCGTCCGCGTCCGCGTGGGGGAAAGCCGGGTCGAACTCCTGGGTAGGGCCGTGACCGTGATGAGGGGGGACATCCTGGCTTGA
- the treS gene encoding maltose alpha-D-glucosyltransferase, with protein sequence MGSRDTLWYKDAIIYELHVRAFHDSTGQGHGDFRGLAQKLDYLQDLGITAIWLLPFYPSPLKDDGYDIADYNRIHPLYGNLEDFQAFLEAAHERDLRVITELVINHTSDQHPWFQRARRSPPGSPERDFYVWSDTPGKYAGARIIFRDFERSNWTLDPVAGAYYWHRFYSHQPDLNFDNRAVWDAIFPVLDFWFEMGVDGLRLDAIPYLYEREGTDCENLPETHAFLKALRAHMDERFPDRMLLAEANQWPEDAVAYFGDGDECHMAFHFPLMPRLFMAVHEENRFPIHDIMDQTPAIPENCQWCIFLRNHDELTLEMVTDEERDYMYRAYTQDRTARINLGIRHRLAPLLRNDRRRIELMYGLLFSLPGSPVIYYGDEIGMGDNIYLGDRNGVRTPMQWSADRNAGFSRANPQRLYLPVIIDPEYHYETVNVEAQQGNSSSLLWWVKRLIALRKRYPAFARGALEFLRPDNPKVLAYIRAMDGERILVVANLSRFVQYVQLDLKAFAGVVPEEMLGHSPFPRITDQPYPLTLGPHGFIWFSLPESSADAIAMAPSGALAGEGAELELPHLPGKMPLARRFRPAGWDDLEEILPAFLDRRKPRYEAAEIRSVRILHAAPVQIGDAEVWFVVTQADMTEGDPKIVSLALTFVAEERVGTLLAPLPVAGLARVAAPEPGLICDSLAVPECCRALLRGILAGRSRRVEDGHIEAAPAGPPSEIGADELNGLTLSLRRSERGNWAAVFGDAYVLKIFRRIQEGTNPDLEIGRYLGSHPDFQGAAPVLGSIEYRRQGSEPFTLGVLHRYVENHGTAWQFTLDQLSQFFERVATLPPRSSVAPPAIPPARDGEHGGTPGDASAVEPESAPTGAAATGGEAAPAGGLNGWSDLIGGYLETARRLADRTAEMHLLLAADRSDPAFAPELFSRQYQRSLYQSLRTLTGRLCDRLARAQSRLDENARSVAAQVLDRRRAILERFESIQDPALHCHRIRCHGDYHLGQLLYTGKGFVIVDFEGDPAMTIGERRVKRTPLRDVASMIRSFDYAAQGMLLGDPGARGHSPGTIRGEDIPLLERWATAWFELVSREFAAAYARAMEPSGLLPSTPQARSTLLEILLLEEALREVDGELTERPHMTIIPLRGVVHLLGRNASNPLIPS encoded by the coding sequence ATGGGAAGCCGCGATACGCTCTGGTACAAGGACGCCATCATCTATGAGCTCCACGTCCGGGCCTTCCACGACAGCACCGGCCAGGGGCACGGGGACTTCCGAGGCCTGGCCCAGAAGCTCGATTACCTCCAGGACCTGGGCATCACGGCGATCTGGCTCCTCCCGTTCTACCCCTCGCCGCTGAAGGACGACGGCTACGACATCGCGGACTACAACCGAATCCACCCGCTCTACGGCAACCTCGAGGACTTCCAGGCCTTCCTCGAGGCCGCCCACGAGCGCGACCTCCGCGTCATCACCGAGCTCGTCATCAATCACACGTCGGACCAGCACCCCTGGTTCCAGCGCGCGAGGCGATCGCCGCCGGGGAGCCCGGAGCGCGACTTCTACGTCTGGAGCGACACGCCCGGCAAGTATGCCGGTGCGCGGATCATCTTCCGGGACTTCGAACGGTCGAACTGGACGCTGGACCCGGTGGCCGGGGCCTACTACTGGCACCGCTTCTATTCCCACCAGCCCGACCTGAACTTCGACAACCGGGCGGTCTGGGACGCCATCTTCCCGGTCCTGGACTTCTGGTTCGAGATGGGCGTGGACGGCCTCCGGCTGGACGCGATCCCCTACCTGTACGAGCGCGAGGGGACCGATTGCGAGAACCTGCCGGAGACGCACGCCTTCCTGAAGGCCCTCCGCGCCCACATGGACGAGCGGTTCCCGGACCGGATGCTCCTGGCCGAGGCCAACCAGTGGCCCGAGGACGCGGTGGCCTACTTCGGGGACGGCGACGAATGCCACATGGCGTTCCACTTCCCCCTCATGCCCCGCCTCTTCATGGCCGTCCACGAGGAGAACCGGTTCCCGATCCACGACATCATGGACCAGACGCCGGCGATCCCCGAGAACTGCCAGTGGTGCATCTTCCTCCGCAACCACGACGAGCTCACGCTCGAGATGGTCACCGATGAAGAGCGCGATTATATGTACCGCGCCTACACCCAGGACCGCACCGCGCGGATCAACCTGGGGATCCGCCATCGCCTGGCCCCGCTGCTCCGCAACGACCGGCGTCGCATCGAGCTGATGTACGGCCTGCTCTTCTCCCTGCCGGGCTCGCCCGTCATCTACTACGGCGACGAGATCGGCATGGGGGACAACATCTACCTCGGCGACCGCAACGGCGTGCGGACCCCGATGCAGTGGTCGGCCGACCGCAACGCGGGATTCAGCCGGGCGAATCCCCAGCGCCTCTACCTGCCGGTGATCATCGACCCGGAGTACCACTACGAGACGGTCAACGTGGAGGCGCAGCAGGGCAACTCGTCCTCGCTCCTCTGGTGGGTGAAGCGGCTGATCGCCCTGCGGAAGCGCTACCCCGCCTTCGCCAGGGGGGCGCTCGAGTTCCTCCGCCCGGACAACCCCAAGGTGCTGGCCTACATCCGGGCGATGGACGGCGAGCGGATCCTGGTGGTGGCCAACCTGTCCCGGTTCGTGCAGTACGTGCAGCTCGACCTCAAGGCCTTCGCCGGAGTCGTGCCGGAGGAGATGCTCGGGCACTCCCCGTTCCCCCGGATCACGGACCAGCCCTACCCGCTCACGTTGGGCCCGCACGGCTTCATCTGGTTCTCCCTCCCCGAATCGAGCGCCGACGCGATCGCCATGGCCCCCTCCGGGGCCCTGGCCGGCGAAGGGGCCGAGCTCGAGCTGCCCCATCTTCCCGGGAAGATGCCGCTGGCCCGCAGATTCCGGCCCGCGGGCTGGGATGACCTCGAGGAGATCCTCCCCGCCTTCCTCGATCGGCGCAAGCCCAGGTACGAGGCGGCGGAGATCCGCTCGGTCCGCATCCTCCACGCCGCCCCCGTCCAGATCGGCGACGCCGAGGTCTGGTTCGTGGTGACCCAGGCCGACATGACCGAAGGGGATCCGAAGATCGTCTCTCTGGCGCTGACGTTCGTCGCCGAGGAGCGCGTCGGGACGTTGCTGGCGCCCTTGCCGGTGGCAGGCCTGGCGCGGGTGGCCGCCCCCGAGCCGGGCCTGATCTGCGACTCGCTCGCGGTCCCGGAGTGCTGCCGCGCCCTCCTCCGCGGCATCCTCGCCGGCCGGTCGCGCCGGGTGGAGGACGGCCACATCGAGGCCGCCCCGGCGGGCCCCCCGAGCGAGATCGGCGCCGACGAGCTGAACGGCCTCACGCTCTCGCTGCGGCGCAGCGAACGCGGCAACTGGGCCGCCGTCTTCGGCGACGCCTACGTCCTGAAGATCTTCCGCCGCATCCAGGAAGGCACCAATCCCGACCTGGAGATCGGCCGCTATCTCGGCTCCCATCCCGACTTCCAGGGGGCGGCCCCGGTGCTCGGCTCGATCGAGTATCGCCGCCAGGGCTCCGAGCCGTTCACGCTCGGCGTCCTCCACCGCTACGTCGAGAATCACGGCACGGCCTGGCAGTTCACGCTCGACCAGCTCAGCCAGTTCTTCGAGCGCGTCGCGACCCTCCCACCCCGATCGTCAGTGGCCCCGCCAGCCATCCCGCCGGCGAGGGACGGAGAGCACGGCGGCACGCCGGGCGACGCCTCGGCCGTGGAGCCGGAGTCGGCCCCGACGGGGGCGGCCGCGACCGGGGGCGAGGCCGCCCCGGCGGGCGGGCTCAACGGCTGGTCGGACCTGATCGGGGGATACCTCGAGACGGCTCGCCGGCTCGCCGACCGGACGGCCGAGATGCACCTGCTGCTCGCCGCGGATCGCAGCGACCCGGCCTTCGCGCCGGAGCTGTTCAGCCGGCAGTACCAGAGGTCGCTCTACCAGTCGTTGAGGACCCTCACGGGCCGCCTTTGCGACCGCCTGGCCCGGGCTCAATCCCGGCTCGACGAGAACGCGAGGTCCGTCGCCGCCCAGGTGCTCGACCGCCGCCGGGCGATCCTCGAGCGCTTCGAGTCGATCCAGGATCCGGCCCTCCATTGCCACCGCATCCGCTGCCACGGCGACTACCACCTGGGACAGCTCCTCTACACGGGCAAGGGCTTCGTCATCGTCGACTTCGAGGGCGACCCCGCCATGACGATCGGAGAGCGGAGGGTGAAGCGGACGCCGCTGCGGGACGTCGCGTCCATGATCCGGTCGTTCGACTACGCGGCGCAGGGCATGCTGCTCGGGGACCCGGGCGCCCGGGGCCACTCGCCGGGCACGATCCGCGGGGAGGACATTCCCCTGCTGGAACGCTGGGCCACCGCCTGGTTCGAGCTGGTCTCGCGCGAATTCGCGGCGGCCTACGCCCGCGCCATGGAGCCCTCGGGGCTGCTGCCGAGCACGCCTCAGGCCCGCTCCACCCTTCTGGAGATCCTGCTGCTGGAGGAGGCCCTGCGCGAGGTGGATGGCGAGCTGACGGAGCGGCCGCACATGACGATCATCCCGCTCCGGGGCGTCGTCCACCTCCTCGGCCGCAACGCCTCCAATCCGCTGATCCCCTCCTGA
- a CDS encoding PP2C family protein-serine/threonine phosphatase has translation MKWDDIIIDAAASDTGMRRWNNQDSQTVVRASKPEVWQARGHVFMVADGMGAHAVGELASKMACDLIPHTYMKTKGGTPAEAISKAFREACSVIHSRAAANRDFQGMGTTCSSLILLPEGALVAHVGDSRVYRIRDRQIDQLSFDHSLVWELVRRNHLTPEQANLSVPKNVITRSLGPEPTIEVDIEGPLDVHLGDVYLLCSDGLSGPVEDPELGVFAGNFHPRDACRYLISLANLRGGLDNITVVIVRVGDWVDPESAEVAQQEPADGRKADGGGSWKDRILRLVRPGKKAPAALTPEEEHRYRSSDCPIGEALLDRLSELTDRVREAAIEQAWSVDWAELTERRRKLADARSGRRDWAALREVGEIIAMLGQAARFHRKNTGTAAVK, from the coding sequence GTGAAATGGGATGACATCATCATCGACGCGGCGGCCTCGGACACGGGGATGCGGCGATGGAACAATCAGGATAGCCAGACCGTCGTCCGGGCCTCGAAGCCGGAGGTCTGGCAGGCCCGCGGCCACGTCTTCATGGTCGCCGACGGCATGGGCGCGCATGCCGTCGGCGAGCTGGCCAGCAAGATGGCCTGCGACCTGATCCCGCACACGTACATGAAGACGAAGGGGGGGACGCCCGCCGAGGCGATCTCCAAGGCCTTCCGCGAGGCCTGCTCGGTCATCCATAGCCGGGCGGCGGCGAATCGCGATTTCCAGGGCATGGGCACGACCTGCTCCTCGCTCATCCTGCTGCCGGAAGGCGCCCTCGTCGCCCACGTGGGGGACTCCCGCGTCTACCGCATCCGCGACCGGCAGATCGACCAGCTCTCGTTCGACCACAGCCTGGTCTGGGAGCTGGTCCGTCGCAACCACCTCACGCCCGAGCAGGCCAACCTCTCCGTCCCGAAGAACGTGATCACGCGGAGCCTCGGCCCCGAGCCGACCATCGAGGTGGACATCGAGGGCCCCCTGGACGTCCACCTGGGCGACGTCTACCTGCTCTGCTCCGACGGGCTCTCCGGCCCTGTCGAGGACCCCGAGCTGGGCGTCTTCGCGGGCAACTTCCACCCCAGGGACGCCTGCCGCTACCTGATCAGCCTCGCGAACCTGCGAGGCGGCCTGGACAACATCACCGTGGTCATCGTCCGGGTCGGCGACTGGGTGGACCCGGAGTCCGCGGAGGTCGCGCAGCAGGAGCCCGCGGACGGCCGCAAGGCCGACGGCGGCGGGAGCTGGAAGGACCGCATCCTCCGCCTCGTGAGGCCCGGCAAGAAGGCGCCGGCCGCTCTCACGCCGGAGGAGGAGCACCGGTATCGATCGAGCGATTGCCCGATCGGCGAGGCCCTCCTCGACCGGCTGTCGGAGCTGACCGACCGGGTGCGCGAGGCCGCCATCGAGCAGGCCTGGTCGGTGGACTGGGCGGAGCTCACGGAGCGTCGCCGCAAGCTCGCCGACGCCAGGTCCGGCCGACGGGACTGGGCGGCCCTGCGGGAAGTCGGCGAGATCATCGCCATGCTCGGCCAGGCGGCGAGGTTCCACCGCAAGAACACCGGCACCGCCGCGGTCAAATGA
- a CDS encoding M16 family metallopeptidase has protein sequence MQLPDLDFRKHTLANGLDVILRAQGGLPFVAVNLWYHVGSKNEERNQRGYAHLFEHLMFEGSQHYPGDFFKHLQRLGASINGSTSSDRTNYFVDIPTAHLETVLAMESDRMACLVPALDENRLRIQKGVVKNEYRQNYANRPYGMVWPLIAEAMYPPQHPYSWMTIGVMEDLDAATLGDVSAFFARYYVPANSSLAIVGDIDPDAALSTAERYFGPIPAGSKAQAPWTPATPLPSGRELVLRDRVELDRLYLLWHTVPHFHEDDAPLGLLGDILARGKASRLYNKLVIDRQIAQDVTAYQSGRELAGAFGITVTLRPSRAIDELRGLLDEEVASIAEAGVTPEELSRVRTMKTASFLFALEHLGGFGGVADRLNAYNVYRGDPGLITRDLPRFQAVDVDDIRRVARRYLAGKPAVSLSVVGQKAVTSSPTLDRAVPPTSSPPAAFAAPTPEILRLGNGLPVWVIPRRDLPTVSMAVAMIGGASLQPSRRAGLAQLAVSMLDEGTRTRSAAEIALAAEAMGTGLSASCGWDGAFVSFRCLEPLVEPSLDLAADILREPSFPEAEWDRLHGQTLAALRADRDSAEARGYRALLAALYDEGHPYHDPLDGTEEIVAGLRRDEAIDFHRRVLGPAHAGVVVAGDVDPDRIVSLLERRLGDWAGPPIPSPVIDAPSPSSRPRLILLDRPGAAQAVIRAGHVGIARNEPDFEALLLANQVLGGQFTSRLNEKLREEKAYTYGVRSSFDCRLGVGPFSVATSVQSDKAADAIDDIMNELRALVGDRPPTQAELDDARRSLIEGQTRQFETPAALVNRYANLFVHSLPPDHFRDFAARLQEVSLGSLADAARRRIRPDSLVVVVVADAAQVQDDLKRLGWAELELLKD, from the coding sequence ATGCAATTGCCCGATCTCGATTTCCGGAAGCACACGCTCGCCAACGGCCTCGACGTCATCCTGAGGGCCCAGGGCGGCCTCCCTTTCGTGGCCGTAAACCTCTGGTATCATGTCGGTTCGAAGAACGAGGAGCGAAACCAGCGGGGCTACGCTCACCTGTTCGAACACCTCATGTTCGAAGGTTCGCAGCATTACCCCGGTGATTTCTTCAAACACCTCCAACGCCTGGGCGCCAGCATCAACGGGTCGACGTCGAGCGACCGTACGAATTATTTCGTCGACATACCCACGGCGCACCTCGAGACGGTCCTGGCCATGGAGTCGGATCGCATGGCGTGCCTGGTCCCCGCGCTCGATGAGAACAGGCTGCGGATCCAGAAGGGGGTTGTCAAGAACGAATATCGTCAGAACTACGCCAACCGCCCCTACGGCATGGTATGGCCGCTCATCGCGGAGGCGATGTATCCGCCGCAGCATCCGTACAGCTGGATGACGATCGGGGTGATGGAAGACCTGGACGCGGCGACCCTGGGGGACGTGTCCGCCTTCTTCGCGCGCTACTATGTCCCCGCGAACTCGAGCCTCGCGATCGTCGGGGACATCGACCCGGATGCCGCCCTGTCCACCGCGGAACGCTACTTCGGGCCGATCCCGGCCGGGAGCAAGGCACAGGCGCCGTGGACGCCGGCGACGCCCCTGCCCTCCGGCCGCGAGCTGGTGCTCCGGGATCGGGTCGAGCTCGACCGGCTCTACCTCCTCTGGCATACGGTGCCGCATTTCCACGAAGACGACGCGCCCCTCGGGCTGCTCGGCGACATCCTGGCCCGTGGCAAGGCCAGCCGCCTCTACAACAAGCTCGTGATCGACCGTCAGATCGCGCAGGATGTGACGGCGTACCAGTCCGGCCGCGAGCTCGCTGGCGCCTTCGGGATCACCGTCACGCTGCGGCCTTCGCGGGCGATCGACGAGCTCCGCGGCCTGCTGGACGAAGAGGTCGCCTCCATCGCCGAGGCCGGGGTGACGCCGGAGGAGCTCTCGCGAGTCCGCACCATGAAGACGGCGAGCTTCCTCTTCGCGCTCGAGCATCTCGGGGGCTTCGGCGGCGTGGCCGACAGGCTCAACGCCTACAACGTCTACCGGGGCGATCCGGGCCTCATCACGAGGGACCTCCCGCGCTTCCAGGCCGTCGACGTGGACGACATCCGCCGCGTCGCGCGGCGGTACCTCGCCGGCAAGCCGGCGGTGTCCCTCTCGGTCGTCGGGCAGAAGGCCGTCACCTCGTCCCCGACGCTGGACCGGGCGGTCCCCCCGACGAGCTCGCCGCCGGCGGCGTTCGCGGCCCCGACGCCGGAAATCCTTCGGCTGGGCAACGGCCTCCCGGTCTGGGTCATCCCGCGTCGGGACCTGCCGACGGTGTCCATGGCGGTGGCCATGATCGGGGGCGCGAGCCTGCAGCCGAGCCGTCGCGCGGGGCTGGCGCAGCTCGCCGTCTCGATGCTCGACGAGGGGACGCGGACCCGTTCCGCCGCCGAGATCGCCCTGGCCGCCGAGGCGATGGGCACCGGGCTCTCCGCGAGCTGCGGCTGGGACGGGGCGTTCGTCTCCTTCCGGTGCCTGGAGCCCCTCGTCGAGCCCAGCCTGGACCTGGCGGCGGACATCCTCCGCGAGCCGTCCTTCCCGGAGGCCGAGTGGGACCGCCTGCACGGCCAGACGCTCGCCGCCCTCAGGGCCGATCGCGACAGCGCCGAGGCCCGCGGCTACCGCGCCCTCCTCGCGGCCCTCTACGACGAGGGCCATCCGTACCACGACCCGCTCGACGGGACCGAGGAGATCGTCGCCGGGCTCCGCCGCGACGAGGCGATCGACTTCCACCGCCGCGTCCTGGGCCCCGCCCACGCCGGCGTGGTCGTCGCGGGGGACGTGGACCCGGACAGGATCGTCTCCCTCCTCGAACGCCGCCTCGGCGACTGGGCCGGCCCGCCCATCCCCTCCCCGGTGATCGACGCGCCCTCGCCGTCCTCACGGCCGCGCCTGATCCTGCTGGACCGCCCGGGCGCGGCGCAGGCCGTGATCCGCGCGGGGCACGTCGGCATCGCCCGCAACGAGCCGGACTTCGAGGCACTCCTGCTGGCCAATCAGGTCCTGGGCGGCCAGTTCACGTCCCGCCTCAATGAGAAGCTCCGCGAGGAGAAGGCCTACACCTACGGGGTCCGCAGCAGCTTCGATTGCCGGCTCGGCGTCGGGCCCTTCTCGGTCGCCACCTCGGTCCAGTCCGACAAGGCCGCCGACGCGATCGACGACATCATGAACGAGCTCCGCGCCCTCGTCGGCGATCGCCCTCCGACCCAGGCCGAGCTGGACGACGCGCGCCGGTCGCTCATCGAGGGCCAGACCCGCCAGTTCGAGACCCCGGCGGCGCTGGTCAACCGCTATGCCAACCTGTTCGTCCACTCGCTGCCGCCCGACCACTTCCGCGACTTCGCCGCCCGACTCCAGGAGGTGAGCCTCGGGTCGCTGGCCGACGCGGCGAGGCGGAGGATCCGGCCGGACTCCCTCGTCGTGGTCGTTGTCGCCGACGCCGCGCAGGTTCAGGACGACCTGAAGCGACTGGGATGGGCCGAGCTCGAACTCCTGAAGGACTGA